In Polynucleobacter ibericus, a genomic segment contains:
- a CDS encoding arginine/lysine/ornithine decarboxylase, with protein MKFRFPIIIIDEDFRSENISGSGIRDLAEAIETEGMEVIGLTSYGDLTSFAQQASRASTFIVSIDDEEFDSDSEDHDLPALNNLRAFITEVRKRNEDIPIFLYGETRTSRHMPNDILRELHGFIHMNEDTPEFVARHIIREAKVYLDSLAPPFFRALTNYASEGSYSWHCPGHSGGVAFLKSPVGRMFHQFFGENMLRADVCNAVEELGQLLDHTGPVLQSERNAARIFNADHLFFVTNGTSTSNKIVWHSTVAPGDVVLVDRNCHKSVIHSITMMGAIPIFLMPTRNHLGIIGPIPKEEFEWKNIQKKIDANPFIKDKNVVPRVMTLTQSTYDGIVYNVEMIKEMLDGKVDSLHFDEAWLPHAAFHPFYKDMHAIGSDRKRTKKSLMFATQSTHKLLAGLSQASQVLVQDAEDTKLDRDCFNEAYLMHTSTSPQYAIIASCDVSAAMMESPGGTTLVEESIAEAMDFRRAMREVDDKFGADWWFKVWGPDHLAEEGIGERSDWILEPSATWHDFGKLAKDFNMLDPIKATVVTPGLDIEGNFGSMGIPASIVTKYLAEHGVIVEKCGLYSFFIMFTIGITKGRWNTLVTELQQFKDHFDKNAPLWKVLPEFVAKHPRYERVGLKDICQQIHEFYKGRDVARMTTEMYTSDMEPAMMPSEAWAKMAHKQVDRVPLDQLDGRVTAMLVTPYPPGIPLLIPGERFNKRIVDYLYFARDFNEKFPGFETDIHGLVKTSTDGKSEYYVDCVRQERDITL; from the coding sequence ATGAAATTTCGTTTCCCAATCATCATTATTGATGAGGATTTTCGCTCCGAAAATATTTCGGGTTCTGGTATTCGCGACCTCGCCGAGGCTATTGAGACAGAAGGCATGGAAGTGATTGGTTTAACCAGCTACGGCGATCTTACATCCTTTGCCCAGCAAGCCTCTCGCGCATCTACCTTTATCGTTTCTATTGATGATGAAGAGTTTGATTCTGATTCTGAGGATCACGATCTCCCGGCACTCAATAACTTACGTGCATTCATTACCGAAGTACGCAAACGTAATGAAGATATTCCGATCTTCTTATATGGTGAGACTCGCACCTCTCGCCATATGCCGAATGACATCTTACGTGAGTTACATGGCTTTATTCATATGAATGAAGACACCCCAGAATTCGTGGCACGTCACATCATTCGGGAAGCTAAGGTGTATTTAGATTCTTTGGCGCCGCCATTTTTCCGCGCATTAACTAACTACGCTTCTGAGGGCTCTTACTCTTGGCACTGCCCAGGGCACTCCGGAGGCGTTGCCTTCTTAAAGAGCCCGGTAGGCCGTATGTTTCACCAGTTCTTTGGTGAGAATATGCTTCGCGCTGACGTTTGTAATGCTGTCGAGGAATTGGGTCAACTCCTAGACCATACAGGTCCAGTGTTGCAGAGTGAGCGCAACGCCGCCCGCATCTTTAATGCGGATCATTTGTTCTTTGTAACCAATGGCACATCAACCTCAAACAAGATTGTTTGGCATTCGACAGTTGCTCCTGGCGATGTGGTTTTGGTGGATCGTAATTGCCACAAATCCGTGATTCATTCCATCACGATGATGGGTGCAATTCCCATTTTCTTGATGCCCACTCGCAATCACTTGGGCATTATTGGCCCTATCCCGAAGGAAGAGTTTGAGTGGAAAAATATTCAGAAGAAAATTGACGCCAATCCCTTTATTAAAGATAAAAATGTAGTGCCTCGCGTTATGACCTTAACGCAAAGTACCTATGACGGTATTGTGTACAACGTTGAGATGATTAAAGAAATGCTGGATGGCAAAGTTGACTCCTTGCATTTTGATGAAGCTTGGTTGCCGCACGCTGCTTTCCATCCTTTCTATAAAGACATGCATGCGATTGGCTCGGATCGCAAGCGAACCAAGAAGAGTCTGATGTTTGCGACTCAGTCGACTCACAAGTTATTAGCTGGTTTGTCTCAAGCTTCACAAGTATTGGTACAGGACGCAGAAGATACCAAGCTGGATCGTGATTGCTTCAATGAAGCCTATTTGATGCATACCTCTACTAGCCCGCAGTACGCCATCATTGCCTCCTGCGATGTATCTGCAGCCATGATGGAATCTCCTGGAGGTACAACTCTAGTTGAAGAATCGATTGCGGAAGCAATGGACTTCCGTCGTGCTATGCGCGAAGTGGATGATAAGTTTGGTGCAGATTGGTGGTTTAAGGTTTGGGGTCCAGATCATTTGGCTGAAGAGGGTATTGGTGAGCGCTCAGATTGGATCTTGGAGCCATCAGCCACTTGGCATGACTTTGGTAAGTTGGCCAAAGATTTCAACATGCTCGACCCCATTAAGGCAACAGTGGTCACGCCTGGTTTAGATATTGAGGGTAACTTTGGTTCCATGGGCATTCCGGCGAGCATCGTTACTAAATACCTTGCTGAGCACGGCGTTATCGTGGAGAAGTGCGGTCTGTATTCCTTCTTCATCATGTTCACGATCGGTATTACAAAAGGTCGCTGGAATACGCTCGTTACAGAATTGCAGCAGTTCAAAGACCACTTTGATAAAAACGCACCATTATGGAAAGTATTACCTGAGTTTGTAGCTAAGCACCCACGCTATGAGCGCGTTGGTCTAAAAGATATTTGCCAGCAAATTCATGAGTTCTATAAAGGTCGAGATGTTGCTCGCATGACTACTGAGATGTACACATCGGATATGGAGCCAGCCATGATGCCTTCAGAGGCATGGGCCAAGATGGCGCATAAGCAAGTGGATCGAGTGCCTCTTGATCAGTTAGATGGTCGCGTTACTGCAATGTTGGTCACACCTTATCCGCCTGGTATCCCCTTGCTTATTCCTGGTGAGCGCTTCAATAAGCGCATCGTTGACTATCTCTACTTTGCTAGAGACTTTAATGAGAAGTTCCCAGGATTTGAAACAGATATCCATGGTTTAGTAAAAACCAGTACTGACGGAAAGAGTGAATACTACGTGGATTGTGTCAGACAAGAGCGCGACATTACTCTTTAA
- a CDS encoding ion channel, protein MRKFIFSRSPARINLDEYRATLSRTEIARPENNFYHWLLGTSWTSFMLLVVIVYLGANLLFAFAYLACGDGAVSNAGAGSLLDVFFFSVQTMATIGYGRMTPIGTWPNAIVTFEAFFGIVYSALTTGLAFARFTRPTAGVRFSKVAVVGSHNGVQTFKFRVANDRSSHIVEAQLRLWLIAESMTAEGERYRRSVELPLHRSESPVFSLTWTAMHSVDEDSALKDYLGKAAIEKQWHLLITFTGYHESLANQVYARHVYLPKDVQQNATFIDIVTVLPDGDRIIDLTNFEKWLPNTSDRTAGEFL, encoded by the coding sequence GTGCGTAAATTTATTTTCAGTCGTAGTCCTGCGCGGATTAACTTAGATGAATATCGCGCCACACTCTCACGCACTGAAATAGCGCGCCCGGAAAATAACTTTTATCACTGGCTATTAGGTACCAGCTGGACTAGCTTCATGTTGCTAGTCGTGATTGTTTACCTTGGGGCCAATCTGCTATTTGCTTTTGCTTACTTAGCCTGTGGTGATGGTGCTGTTTCCAACGCAGGGGCTGGATCTTTATTAGATGTCTTTTTCTTCAGCGTGCAAACAATGGCCACCATTGGCTATGGACGTATGACACCTATTGGCACTTGGCCAAACGCGATTGTGACTTTTGAAGCCTTTTTTGGAATTGTATATTCCGCCTTAACTACTGGTTTGGCCTTTGCACGTTTTACGCGGCCAACCGCCGGCGTACGCTTTTCAAAAGTGGCTGTAGTTGGTAGTCATAATGGCGTGCAAACATTTAAATTTCGCGTGGCTAATGATCGTAGCTCTCATATTGTGGAGGCGCAATTGCGACTCTGGTTAATTGCAGAAAGTATGACAGCCGAGGGTGAACGTTATCGGCGCTCTGTTGAATTACCTTTACATCGCTCAGAGAGTCCAGTGTTCTCTTTAACCTGGACTGCTATGCACAGCGTTGATGAAGACAGCGCTTTAAAAGATTATTTGGGTAAAGCAGCGATTGAAAAGCAGTGGCATCTTCTGATTACCTTTACCGGTTATCACGAGAGCTTGGCCAATCAAGTCTATGCGCGACATGTTTACTTGCCCAAAGATGTGCAGCAGAATGCAACATTTATCGATATTGTCACAGTATTGCCAGATGGCGACCGGATAATTGACCTTACTAATTTTGAGAAGTGGCTTCCGAATACTTCGGACCGCACAGCAGGGGAGTTTTTATGA
- the dcd gene encoding dCTP deaminase, whose translation MTIKSDHWIRRMGEQGMISPFEPGQIRQDAAGNKIVSYGTSSYGYDIRCADEFKIFTNINSTIVDPKNFDEQSFVDFKGDVCIIPPNSFALARTVEYFKIPRSVLTVCVGKSTYARCGIIVNVTPFEPEWEGYVTLEFSNTTPLPAKIYAGEGCAQVLFFESDEVCGTSYKDRGGKYQGQRGVTLPKT comes from the coding sequence ATGACTATTAAATCTGACCACTGGATCCGCCGCATGGGCGAACAAGGCATGATCAGCCCATTTGAACCTGGGCAGATTCGCCAAGACGCCGCCGGTAACAAAATCGTAAGTTATGGCACTTCAAGCTATGGCTATGACATACGTTGCGCAGACGAATTTAAGATCTTCACTAATATCAACAGCACCATAGTTGATCCGAAGAATTTCGATGAGCAATCTTTCGTTGATTTCAAAGGTGATGTTTGTATCATTCCACCCAATTCATTTGCATTGGCAAGAACGGTTGAGTACTTCAAGATTCCACGCAGCGTTTTAACTGTTTGCGTTGGTAAAAGTACGTATGCGCGTTGCGGAATTATTGTGAACGTGACGCCATTTGAGCCCGAGTGGGAAGGTTATGTCACATTAGAGTTTTCAAACACCACCCCATTGCCTGCCAAGATTTATGCGGGTGAGGGTTGCGCGCAAGTACTCTTCTTTGAGAGTGATGAGGTATGTGGCACCTCTTATAAAGATCGCGGTGGTAAGTATCAAGGTCAGCGGGGCGTTACCCTGCCTAAGACCTAA
- a CDS encoding formate dehydrogenase accessory sulfurtransferase FdhD — protein MAAKPNIQMSNASVPVVHEVEVMDEMGRLKRTHIPGERPLTIYLDKREVVTLMTLGSAPEALVLGYLRNQRLVESPDDIESIQVDWETDSAAVKTRRSTVDIDALTSKRVVTTGCGQGTMFGGLIEEMDSIQLPEGPALSQEAIVTLIDSIRTHDSIYKKSGSVHACAVFERDGKDGVRLLHFIEDVGRHNAVDSISGLMWLANKQGKELIFFTTGRLTSEMVIKGAQMGIPFLLTRSGVTLMGLELARKTNLTILSRCSGKHFEIYNAPERVVFTQKPQ, from the coding sequence ATGGCAGCAAAACCAAACATTCAGATGTCTAACGCTTCAGTGCCTGTGGTGCATGAGGTCGAGGTCATGGATGAAATGGGCCGCCTTAAAAGGACCCATATTCCTGGTGAGCGCCCTCTAACCATTTATCTGGATAAACGTGAAGTCGTGACACTGATGACCCTAGGAAGCGCTCCAGAAGCCTTGGTCCTGGGTTATTTACGTAATCAGCGTCTCGTAGAGTCCCCGGATGATATTGAGAGCATTCAAGTAGATTGGGAGACGGATTCTGCTGCTGTCAAAACTCGTCGAAGTACGGTTGATATTGATGCCCTGACGAGTAAGCGGGTCGTAACGACAGGCTGCGGCCAAGGGACCATGTTTGGTGGCTTGATCGAAGAGATGGATTCGATTCAGCTTCCCGAAGGTCCGGCACTATCCCAGGAGGCAATAGTTACATTGATCGACTCTATACGGACCCATGATTCGATTTATAAGAAGTCTGGCTCAGTTCATGCCTGCGCTGTTTTTGAGCGAGATGGCAAGGATGGGGTGCGCCTCTTGCATTTTATTGAGGATGTTGGCCGTCATAATGCGGTCGACTCAATTTCTGGGCTCATGTGGTTAGCCAATAAACAGGGTAAGGAATTGATTTTCTTTACCACTGGACGCTTAACCTCGGAGATGGTCATTAAGGGGGCTCAAATGGGCATACCCTTCCTGCTAACCCGTTCAGGGGTGACCTTGATGGGTCTGGAGTTGGCGCGCAAGACGAATCTCACCATCCTCTCCCGTTGTTCCGGTAAACACTTCGAGATCTATAACGCCCCTGAGAGGGTCGTTTTTACCCAAAAACCCCAATAA
- the metG gene encoding methionine--tRNA ligase has translation MSSSQRRLLVTSALPYANGQIHIGHLVEYVQTDIWVRYQRMRGHEVHYVGADDTHGTPIMLRAEKEGITPKELIANVWKEHKRDFDNFLISFDNYYTTDSPENEKLSQDIYLKLRDAGLIEKRAIEQAYDPVKEMFLPDRFIKGECPKCGAKDQYGDNCEKCGATYSPTDLKNPFSVVSGATPIKKISDHYFFRLSDPRCEEFLREWTQVKTPLQPEARNKMKEWVGQPGESKLGDWDISRDAPYFGFEIPDAPGKYFYVWLDAPIGYYASFLNYCQAKGLNFDEWVKPDTTTEQYHFIGKDILYFHTLFWPATLQFSGYRTPTNVFAHGFLTVDGEKMSKSRGTLISANSVIECGFNPEWFRYYFATKLNDSMEDLDLNLQDFVARVNSDLLGKYINIASRSAGFLVKRFGGVVSDEAMNNPLLKEIAGASEKIAELYEGREFAKALRTVMELADKVNGFVDENKPWEIAKDPEREADLQRVCSITLEAFRMLSLYLKPVIPQVAAGVEEFLSLSPLSWADINTPLSSKNPVKPYKHLMTRVEAPQIEALLAANL, from the coding sequence ATGAGCAGTTCCCAACGTCGCCTTCTTGTTACTTCCGCCCTACCGTACGCCAATGGTCAGATCCATATTGGCCATTTGGTGGAGTATGTCCAGACCGATATTTGGGTGCGCTATCAAAGGATGCGTGGTCACGAAGTTCACTATGTTGGCGCAGATGACACACACGGCACCCCCATCATGTTGCGTGCTGAAAAAGAAGGTATCACCCCAAAAGAATTAATCGCCAATGTTTGGAAAGAACATAAGCGTGACTTCGATAACTTCCTCATTTCGTTTGATAACTACTACACGACGGATAGCCCTGAGAATGAAAAGTTATCGCAAGACATTTATCTCAAGTTACGTGATGCGGGATTAATTGAAAAGCGCGCGATTGAGCAAGCCTACGATCCCGTAAAGGAAATGTTCTTACCGGATCGCTTTATTAAAGGAGAGTGCCCTAAGTGTGGCGCCAAAGATCAATATGGCGACAACTGCGAAAAATGTGGCGCAACTTATTCGCCTACGGATTTAAAGAATCCTTTTTCAGTAGTTAGCGGTGCAACCCCAATCAAAAAGATTTCTGATCACTACTTCTTTAGGTTATCTGACCCACGTTGCGAAGAGTTCTTGCGCGAGTGGACCCAAGTCAAAACACCTTTGCAGCCTGAAGCTCGCAATAAGATGAAAGAATGGGTCGGTCAGCCAGGTGAGAGCAAGCTAGGCGACTGGGATATCTCCCGCGATGCCCCGTATTTCGGGTTCGAGATCCCTGATGCACCTGGTAAATACTTCTACGTATGGCTCGATGCGCCGATTGGTTATTACGCTAGCTTTCTCAATTATTGCCAAGCCAAAGGCCTTAATTTTGATGAGTGGGTAAAGCCTGATACCACTACTGAGCAATACCATTTCATTGGTAAAGATATTCTGTATTTCCACACTTTATTCTGGCCGGCAACATTGCAGTTCTCTGGTTATCGTACGCCGACCAATGTGTTTGCCCATGGTTTCTTAACCGTTGATGGCGAGAAGATGAGTAAGTCTCGTGGCACTTTGATTTCTGCAAATAGCGTAATTGAGTGTGGCTTTAATCCAGAGTGGTTCCGTTACTACTTCGCAACCAAACTCAATGACAGCATGGAAGATTTGGACTTAAATCTTCAAGACTTTGTTGCGCGAGTAAATAGTGACTTGTTGGGTAAGTACATCAATATCGCAAGTCGAAGCGCCGGCTTCTTGGTAAAACGTTTTGGTGGCGTTGTTTCTGATGAAGCCATGAACAATCCGCTCCTGAAAGAAATTGCTGGTGCTAGTGAAAAAATTGCAGAGCTCTATGAGGGACGCGAATTCGCAAAAGCATTGCGCACAGTAATGGAGCTCGCCGACAAAGTGAATGGTTTTGTAGATGAGAACAAGCCATGGGAAATCGCGAAAGACCCAGAACGTGAAGCGGATTTGCAGCGTGTTTGCAGCATCACCTTAGAAGCATTCCGCATGCTCAGCCTGTATCTAAAGCCGGTAATCCCTCAGGTAGCTGCTGGAGTGGAGGAGTTCCTTTCCTTGTCACCCCTTTCCTGGGCCGACATTAATACCCCCCTTTCCAGTAAGAACCCGGTCAAGCCGTATAAGCACCTCATGACCCGTGTGGAAGCCCCACAAATTGAGGCTTTGCTGGCGGCAAACTTATAA
- a CDS encoding DUF3460 family protein has product MARYQSEFTQFLNELKTDHPNLEAEQQAGRALLWDKEPLSVEDQRRAKAAKLKQRAYVYSND; this is encoded by the coding sequence ATGGCAAGATATCAATCTGAATTCACCCAGTTCTTAAATGAACTCAAGACCGATCATCCAAACCTCGAGGCTGAACAGCAAGCAGGTCGCGCCCTCCTTTGGGATAAAGAGCCTTTGAGCGTTGAAGATCAGCGCCGTGCCAAAGCAGCAAAACTCAAGCAACGCGCTTACGTTTATTCGAATGACTAA
- a CDS encoding segregation and condensation protein A, with the protein MTNSGSSSGNEPMAQPISDLLDSTPSVTDGMSAAFAKLYGEPLFKLPTDLYIPPDALEVFLEAFEGPLDLLLYLIRKQNFNVLDIPMAQVTQQYLSYIDQIRHHNLELAAEYLLMAAMLIEIKSRMLLPMKKADSEEEVEDPRAELVRRLLEYERMKLAAQELDQIPQQGRDFQVAHGYVDTTIAIAWPDVNVDDLQMAWRDVLHRAKLTQHHTITREELSVRDFMTRILRRLQSTKFVEFGELFEDAIKSGKGIPVVIVNFIAMLELSREALVEITQAEPYAPIYVRLAYTPVA; encoded by the coding sequence ATGACTAACTCAGGTAGTTCGTCGGGCAATGAGCCTATGGCTCAGCCAATATCGGATTTACTAGATAGCACTCCATCGGTTACCGATGGCATGTCTGCTGCATTCGCTAAGCTATATGGCGAACCCCTATTTAAGCTTCCTACTGATTTATATATTCCACCAGATGCACTGGAAGTCTTTTTAGAAGCATTTGAAGGTCCATTAGATCTGCTGCTGTATCTCATTCGCAAACAGAATTTCAATGTATTAGATATTCCAATGGCACAGGTGACGCAACAGTACCTGAGCTATATCGATCAAATTCGTCACCACAATCTTGAACTGGCTGCCGAGTATTTGCTTATGGCCGCGATGTTGATTGAAATTAAATCCCGCATGCTCCTGCCAATGAAGAAGGCGGACAGCGAAGAAGAAGTAGAAGATCCGCGCGCAGAATTAGTTCGTCGCCTTTTGGAGTACGAGCGTATGAAGCTTGCGGCCCAAGAGCTCGATCAAATCCCACAACAAGGTCGCGACTTCCAAGTAGCCCATGGCTATGTGGATACGACTATTGCGATTGCTTGGCCAGATGTCAATGTAGATGACTTACAAATGGCTTGGCGTGATGTACTACACCGCGCCAAACTCACTCAGCATCACACCATTACTCGTGAAGAATTATCAGTGCGCGACTTTATGACACGCATCTTGCGCCGCTTACAAAGTACTAAATTTGTAGAGTTCGGTGAGCTATTTGAAGATGCCATCAAGTCTGGCAAAGGCATTCCAGTGGTGATTGTGAACTTCATTGCGATGCTTGAACTCTCACGTGAAGCCCTAGTAGAAATCACTCAGGCTGAGCCTTATGCGCCAATTTATGTGCGTCTCGCCTATACCCCTGTTGCATGA
- the panC gene encoding pantoate--beta-alanine ligase, translating to MKIISDIQELRDHLRGQNRASFVPTMGNLHEGHLSLMRLARQHGDPVVASIFVNRLQFGPNEDFDSYPRTMQADIDKLEKEGVYILFAPSERDLYPQPQEYRVDPPQQLGDILEGEFRPGFFKGVCTVVLKLFSCVQPKVAVFGKKDYQQLMIIRQMAKQFALPVDIIPGETIRAEDGLALSSRNGYLSAAERAEAPELMKALKEVRERVLQLKDRNTQSISEIERAAVASIAGRGWQPDYIAIRQQSDLAPASNDQLQTGEPLVILTAAKLGKTRLIDNLEI from the coding sequence ATGAAAATTATTAGCGACATTCAAGAATTACGCGACCATTTAAGAGGTCAAAACCGGGCTTCATTTGTACCAACCATGGGGAACCTTCACGAAGGCCACCTCTCATTGATGCGCTTAGCAAGACAGCATGGCGACCCTGTAGTAGCCAGCATCTTTGTCAATCGCTTGCAGTTTGGGCCTAACGAGGACTTTGATAGCTACCCTCGTACCATGCAAGCGGATATTGATAAGCTAGAAAAAGAGGGTGTATACATTTTGTTTGCACCTTCTGAGCGTGATCTATACCCTCAACCCCAAGAATATCGCGTAGATCCACCGCAACAGTTGGGTGACATCCTTGAGGGAGAGTTTCGTCCCGGGTTCTTTAAAGGCGTATGTACGGTTGTTCTCAAACTCTTTTCTTGCGTCCAACCTAAGGTTGCCGTGTTTGGCAAAAAAGATTACCAGCAGCTGATGATTATTCGTCAGATGGCTAAGCAATTTGCTCTACCGGTTGACATTATTCCGGGTGAGACCATTCGTGCGGAAGATGGCCTTGCCCTCTCCTCACGTAATGGCTACCTTTCAGCTGCAGAACGCGCTGAAGCTCCTGAATTAATGAAAGCACTCAAAGAAGTTCGGGAACGTGTACTGCAACTTAAAGATCGCAATACCCAATCCATTTCGGAGATTGAAAGGGCTGCTGTTGCTTCTATTGCAGGCCGTGGCTGGCAGCCTGATTACATCGCCATTCGCCAGCAAAGTGATTTAGCACCAGCATCGAATGATCAATTACAGACTGGTGAGCCACTCGTCATCTTGACGGCTGCTAAGCTTGGTAAAACACGCTTGATTGATAACTTAGAGATTTAA
- a CDS encoding methionyl-tRNA formyltransferase — translation MRVALIGSADFGKAALEAFLDRGDEVVAVFCPPDNPKSSKPEVLKEVALARGLNPLQFASLKSPEAAQALIDSNADICVMAYVIQFVPQELCKIPKHGTIQYHPSLLPKYRGPSAINWAIALGEGKTGLTIFRPSDGLDEGAVILQKEVTIRPNDTLGKIYFDHLFPIGVKALLEAADLVVAGKHQEIVQDESQANYEGWFDANAAQIHWASHISQIYNLIRACNPAPGAWTKFGEQKVQIYDCHKHVAATFGDVKGKPGEVTQITLDSFFIACHGGQIEVLKAKGSAGKVTGAELAKELNLEVGQFFTL, via the coding sequence ATGCGGGTTGCTTTGATTGGGAGTGCGGATTTTGGTAAAGCTGCTTTAGAGGCTTTTTTAGATCGCGGCGATGAAGTAGTCGCCGTCTTCTGTCCTCCCGATAATCCCAAATCAAGCAAACCAGAAGTCTTAAAAGAAGTTGCCCTAGCAAGGGGTTTAAATCCCTTGCAGTTTGCCTCCCTCAAGAGTCCTGAAGCCGCTCAGGCCTTGATTGATAGCAATGCGGATATCTGTGTGATGGCTTATGTCATTCAGTTTGTGCCGCAAGAGCTCTGCAAGATTCCAAAACATGGAACCATTCAATACCATCCCTCTTTGCTGCCTAAATACCGTGGCCCGAGTGCCATTAATTGGGCTATTGCCTTGGGTGAGGGGAAGACTGGTTTAACGATCTTCCGCCCATCCGATGGCTTGGATGAGGGCGCAGTAATCTTGCAAAAAGAAGTAACCATTAGACCTAATGACACACTAGGAAAAATCTACTTTGATCATCTATTCCCGATAGGCGTTAAGGCATTGCTTGAGGCTGCTGACTTAGTAGTCGCAGGCAAGCACCAAGAAATAGTACAAGATGAATCCCAAGCCAACTACGAAGGTTGGTTTGATGCGAATGCTGCTCAGATTCATTGGGCAAGCCACATCAGTCAAATCTATAACCTCATTCGTGCTTGCAATCCTGCACCCGGTGCATGGACAAAGTTTGGTGAGCAAAAAGTCCAGATATACGACTGCCACAAGCATGTAGCCGCGACATTTGGTGATGTCAAAGGTAAGCCTGGTGAAGTGACTCAGATTACTTTAGATTCTTTTTTTATCGCCTGTCATGGTGGGCAGATTGAAGTCCTTAAGGCTAAAGGGTCTGCGGGTAAGGTTACTGGCGCTGAATTAGCTAAAGAGTTAAATCTCGAAGTAGGGCAGTTCTTTACGCTGTAG
- the frc gene encoding formyl-CoA transferase produces MAKALEGVKILDFTHVQSGPTCTQLLAWFGADVIKVEKSGEGDATRGQLRDIPDADSLYFTMLNHNKRSITVNTKTQKGKEILERLIKECDVLVENFAPGALDRMGFSWERIQELNPMMIMASVKGFGPGPYEDCKVYENVAQCAGGSASTTGFDDGPPMVTGAQIGDSGTGLHLALGIVTALYQRTHSGRGQKVLAAMQDAVLNLCRVKLRDQQRLERVGLMQEYPQFPNGEFGDSVPRAGNASGGGQPGWIVKCKGWEKDPNAYMYVIVQAPVWEAICKVIGREDWITDVRFASPMARLPHLMEIFGEIEKWTMTMTKFEVMDVLNKYDIPCGPILSMKEIAEEPALRATGTVVEVDHPIRGKYLTVGNPIKMSDSPTDVTRSPLLGEHTDEILSELGYSTDELIALRHDKVI; encoded by the coding sequence ATGGCAAAAGCACTAGAAGGGGTCAAAATCCTCGACTTTACGCACGTTCAATCAGGCCCAACCTGTACTCAGTTACTGGCTTGGTTTGGTGCGGACGTTATCAAAGTAGAGAAATCAGGCGAAGGGGATGCAACACGTGGTCAATTGCGCGACATTCCTGATGCCGACAGTTTGTATTTCACGATGTTGAACCATAACAAGCGTTCTATCACCGTAAATACCAAAACCCAAAAAGGTAAAGAGATTCTGGAGCGCTTGATTAAAGAGTGCGACGTTTTAGTTGAAAACTTTGCGCCAGGCGCCCTGGATCGTATGGGATTTTCTTGGGAGCGTATTCAAGAGCTCAATCCCATGATGATCATGGCTTCTGTAAAAGGCTTTGGCCCTGGTCCATACGAAGATTGCAAAGTGTATGAGAACGTTGCGCAATGCGCAGGCGGTTCTGCATCAACCACTGGTTTTGATGATGGCCCTCCAATGGTGACTGGTGCGCAAATCGGCGACAGCGGAACTGGTTTGCATTTAGCGCTTGGTATTGTGACTGCTCTGTATCAACGTACTCACTCTGGTCGTGGCCAGAAAGTATTGGCAGCGATGCAAGATGCAGTATTGAACTTGTGCCGTGTGAAGTTGCGTGATCAACAGCGTTTAGAGCGTGTTGGCCTCATGCAAGAGTATCCACAGTTCCCGAACGGTGAGTTCGGCGACTCTGTACCCCGAGCAGGCAATGCTTCTGGCGGTGGTCAGCCAGGCTGGATTGTGAAATGCAAAGGCTGGGAAAAGGATCCAAATGCCTATATGTATGTGATCGTTCAGGCTCCAGTTTGGGAAGCAATTTGCAAAGTAATCGGTCGTGAAGATTGGATTACTGATGTGCGTTTTGCATCACCAATGGCACGCTTGCCACACCTCATGGAAATTTTCGGCGAGATCGAAAAGTGGACCATGACGATGACGAAGTTTGAGGTGATGGACGTATTGAATAAATACGATATTCCATGTGGCCCAATTCTGTCCATGAAAGAGATTGCTGAAGAGCCTGCATTACGTGCAACTGGAACTGTGGTTGAAGTGGATCACCCCATACGCGGCAAGTATCTTACCGTTGGTAATCCAATCAAGATGTCTGATAGCCCAACTGATGTGACTCGTTCGCCATTGCTCGGTGAGCATACTGATGAAATTCTTAGTGAGTTAGGTTACTCAACTGATGAATTGATTGCATTACGTCACGATAAGGTGATCTAA